A genomic region of Christiangramia sp. OXR-203 contains the following coding sequences:
- a CDS encoding glycoside hydrolase family 113: MVGLLTASCQTNQRSPKMNGISLVASRDSILDTEVNYVVETEANYIALMPFGFLPDSQEPQLKFNINRQWFGERKEGIEHTISKLKERKLKIMVKPQIWIRNGAFTGDLEFETEEDWKQFEDSYAKFILLYAEISEELDVELFCIGTELFNFVSNRPDFWKNLISEVRKIYSGQITYAENWDKFDQTTIWDELDYIGVDAYFPLSDEASPDIDQIKEGWEPHLSSLESVSDKFQKQIIFTEFGYRSIDHALKTPWNPEREHPGLNLKLQANAYKVLFEQVWSREWFAGGFLWKWHQSTKSGGLENSRFTPQNKPAEKELKSFYGSFRN, from the coding sequence ATGGTCGGTTTACTAACAGCGTCCTGTCAAACAAATCAACGATCACCTAAAATGAATGGTATTAGCCTGGTGGCTTCACGAGACTCTATTCTTGATACTGAAGTTAACTATGTCGTTGAAACTGAAGCCAATTACATTGCCCTCATGCCCTTTGGTTTTCTACCGGACAGCCAAGAACCTCAACTAAAATTTAACATTAATCGGCAGTGGTTTGGAGAACGCAAGGAAGGTATTGAGCATACTATCTCAAAATTAAAAGAACGTAAGCTAAAGATCATGGTTAAGCCACAGATCTGGATTAGGAATGGTGCATTCACCGGGGATCTTGAATTTGAAACTGAAGAAGACTGGAAGCAATTTGAAGATTCTTATGCTAAATTTATTCTTTTATATGCTGAAATTTCAGAAGAACTCGATGTGGAGTTATTCTGTATTGGAACCGAACTTTTCAATTTTGTAAGCAACAGACCCGACTTCTGGAAAAACCTGATTTCCGAAGTAAGAAAAATATATAGCGGGCAGATCACTTATGCTGAAAACTGGGATAAATTTGATCAAACTACGATATGGGATGAACTGGATTATATTGGCGTGGACGCTTACTTTCCTCTAAGTGACGAAGCTTCACCCGATATTGATCAAATAAAAGAAGGCTGGGAACCTCATCTTAGTTCACTCGAATCTGTGTCTGATAAATTTCAGAAGCAGATAATTTTTACAGAATTTGGATATAGAAGTATTGACCATGCCTTAAAAACGCCATGGAATCCTGAACGGGAACATCCCGGTCTTAATTTAAAGTTACAGGCGAACGCATATAAAGTCCTTTTTGAACAGGTATGGTCTAGAGAATGGTTCGCAGGTGGTTTTCTTTGGAAATGGCATCAGTCCACGAAGAGTGGCGGACTCGAAAATTCCAGGTTTACACCGCAAAATAAACCGGCAGAAAAGGAGCTGAAAAGCTTTTATGGCAGCTTCAGGAATTAA
- a CDS encoding TIGR04283 family arsenosugar biosynthesis glycosyltransferase, whose amino-acid sequence MISIIIPVYNEEKQLPALLKYLETASSTYIREILVVDGGSTDETSRLAIENPKVIYYLSDKGRAVQMNYGAKNANGELLYFLHADSYPPENFDEYIMKVVRKGFDCGCFQMRFDKDHWWLNLMGHFTKFNHLSCRGGDQSLFVTKDLFYSLSGFDESYTVYEDNEFIKRLYAHGSFTVIRKWLTTSARLYERMGVWKTQKLFLEIYWKRRFGATAEDLRSHYCKRINS is encoded by the coding sequence GTGATAAGTATAATTATCCCGGTCTATAATGAAGAGAAGCAGCTTCCAGCTTTGCTAAAATACCTGGAAACTGCTTCTTCTACTTATATACGGGAAATTCTTGTTGTCGATGGTGGAAGTACAGATGAAACTTCCCGTCTTGCCATCGAAAACCCAAAGGTTATCTATTATCTTTCTGATAAAGGCCGGGCAGTTCAAATGAATTATGGTGCAAAAAATGCAAATGGTGAACTGCTGTATTTCCTGCATGCCGATAGTTACCCCCCAGAAAATTTTGATGAATATATAATGAAAGTGGTCCGGAAAGGATTTGATTGTGGTTGTTTTCAAATGCGATTTGACAAGGATCACTGGTGGTTGAACTTGATGGGGCATTTCACAAAATTTAATCATCTATCCTGTAGAGGTGGAGATCAATCCCTGTTCGTAACCAAAGATCTGTTTTATTCCCTTAGCGGTTTTGATGAAAGTTATACGGTTTACGAGGACAACGAATTTATAAAACGCCTGTATGCGCATGGATCATTTACCGTGATACGGAAGTGGCTTACAACTTCTGCACGTTTATACGAGCGCATGGGTGTCTGGAAAACACAAAAGCTATTCCTCGAGATCTACTGGAAAAGAAGATTTGGTGCTACTGCTGAAGATCTACGCTCTCATTATTGCAAACGGATTAATTCCTGA
- a CDS encoding DUF547 domain-containing protein: protein MKKVFLSFLILVSGAFICQSCNLISSAGFNSKGLPTPDSANTSAAAEDKVDHSGWDQLLKRHVDEDGMVDYKGFQKDRPALDKYLKMLSSMQPDDTWNRDQLLAYYINLYNAYTVDLILRNYPTKSIKDISGAWTKEFVKIGDKEISLGGIENSLLRKMDEPRIHFAINCASISCPKLINEAYTSENIEKQLEKATNEFINSDKNDISASSLKLSSIFDWYKNDFMENGSLIEYINQYSEVKINSNAQVDYKNYDWNLNEAK, encoded by the coding sequence ATGAAGAAGGTATTTTTAAGTTTTTTGATCCTGGTCTCAGGGGCATTTATTTGTCAATCCTGTAACCTTATTTCGAGTGCAGGCTTCAATAGTAAAGGATTGCCTACACCAGATTCTGCAAATACTTCTGCAGCTGCAGAGGACAAAGTAGATCATTCTGGCTGGGATCAACTATTGAAAAGACATGTGGATGAAGACGGAATGGTAGATTATAAAGGTTTTCAGAAAGACCGGCCAGCACTTGATAAATATTTAAAGATGCTTTCTTCCATGCAGCCAGATGATACCTGGAATCGTGATCAACTTCTGGCATATTATATAAATCTATATAATGCATATACAGTCGATCTTATTCTTCGGAATTATCCCACGAAGAGTATTAAGGATATTTCCGGAGCATGGACAAAAGAGTTTGTCAAAATTGGAGACAAGGAAATTTCATTGGGTGGAATTGAAAATAGTCTGTTACGAAAAATGGATGAGCCAAGGATACACTTTGCAATCAATTGTGCGTCTATAAGCTGTCCAAAACTTATCAATGAAGCTTATACCAGTGAGAATATTGAAAAACAACTGGAGAAGGCTACAAATGAATTTATCAATTCAGATAAGAATGATATCTCCGCTTCCAGCCTGAAGCTTTCATCGATCTTTGATTGGTACAAGAATGATTTTATGGAAAACGGATCTTTGATCGAATACATAAATCAATATTCGGAAGTAAAGATCAACTCGAATGCCCAGGTAGACTATAAGAACTACGACTGGAACCTGAATGAAGCAAAATAA